The Papaver somniferum cultivar HN1 unplaced genomic scaffold, ASM357369v1 unplaced-scaffold_107, whole genome shotgun sequence genome includes a region encoding these proteins:
- the LOC113328049 gene encoding 7-deoxyloganetic acid glucosyltransferase-like, producing MDQRIRSVPEMESFLRCRDLPSYYRDKEVNRRNLDFINTQTSYSIRATAHILNTFEDIEAPILSHLRTYWPRLYAFGPLNALLNTLRSSTTAHFSSSLPVSSNASLYAEDRSCMTWLDKQPQKSVVYVSFGSIATVSQEQWLEIWYGLVNSSHRFLWVRCPNSLFSKDEEESQLQAELVKATKERGYMVDWSPQEEVLNHPAVGGFFTHG from the coding sequence ATGGATCAGCGAATAAGGAGTGTCCCGGAGATGGAAAGCTTTCTCAGGTGTAGAGATCTACCTAGTTACTATAGGGATAAAGAAGTCAACCGTCGGAATCTAGATTTTATCAATACTCAAACATCATATTCAATTAGAGCCACGGCTCACATACTTAATACATTCGAGGATATTGAAGCTCCAATTCTCTCGCATTTGAGAACTTACTGGCCAAGGCTATACGCATTTGGACCTCTTAATGCCCTGTTGAACACCCTTAGAAGTAGTACTACTGctcacttttcttcttcattgCCAGTTTCCTCAAATGCTAGTTTGTATGCGGAAGATCGAAGTTGCATGACTTGGCTTGATAAACAGCCGCAGAAATCTGTGGTTTATGTAAGCTTTGGTAGCATCGCGACGGTAAGTCAGGAGCAGTGGTTGGAGATTTGGTATGGACTAGTCAATAGTAGTCACAGATTCTTGTGGGTTAGATGTCCAAATTCGCTTTTTAGCAAAGATGAAGAGGAGAGTCAGTTACAGGCAGAGCTGGTTAAAGCAACAAAAGAGAGAGGTTACATGGTGGATTGGTCACCACAGGAGGAGGTGTTGAATCATCCAGCTGTTGGTGGCTTTTTTACTCACGGCTGA
- the LOC113327724 gene encoding uncharacterized protein LOC113327724: MYQCRVVPPRKEWIYAPKYSPPWVAGVQSFIKFTRDGLGEASNKVRCLCMKCKNYNSLPKSLEDVHGDILENGFDMTYQTWIHHGEKPSDHVFDVEDPPLPANYVVNEDVPVSRIQNLFNETLGRAVGFNNFENWHNNSDCPPGADVEDDNSGNNQDRDGVN, from the coding sequence ATGTATCAATGTCGTGTTGTTCCCCCAAGAAAAGAATGGATTTATGCACCTAAGTATTCACCTCCATGGGTTGCCGGTGTTCAATCTTTCATCAAATTTACAAGAGACGGTCTTGGTGAAGCTAGCAATAAAGTTCGATGTCTTTGCATGAAATGTAAGAActacaatagtttaccaaaatcTCTAGAAGATGTACATGGGGATATTCTTGAGAATGGATTCGATATGACATACCAAACATGGATCCATCACGGAGAGAAACCTAGTGATCATGTCTTCGATGTTGAAGATCCTCCTTTACCCGCTAATTATGTTGTGAATGAAGATGTTCCTGTTTCGAGAATTCAGAACTTGTTCAATGAGACATTAGGACGTGCAGTtggtttcaataactttgaaaattGGCATAATAATTCTGATTGTCCCCCAGGtgctgatgttgaagatgataatAGTGGTAATAACCAAGATAGAGATGGTGTCAATTAA